DNA from Gambusia affinis linkage group LG06, SWU_Gaff_1.0, whole genome shotgun sequence:
tgtcatctatctatcagataaggctttggggtgcggcaAAACTCATACCCATCGGTGGAATTGGATCTGGGCAACAGCaatccttgtagtccttggtcagagtctttatTTTTGAACCATAAATCCTCCTCGGTGTTGAAGCAAAGTGAACTGTCCGTTACATCCAATCGTACAGCTCTCTATCACTCCTGTGATCTTTGTTCAAAACCCCAAGTCTgttgcgatgtattttgagatctTTGGGTCGAGTGCAGAGTGTTGGAATctaatgaggaaccaaggcagtgggtcggtggatctcgccctgTTAGTCCGGCGTGAGGTGCTCCGTCGTCCttcttgtgaggcgcttttcttggttccagggtgtagtcctctgctggtcttcttgctgcacttgtgtcgagtctcagccgggggacgaagaacatcgtatcacctcggtctcatggttttatacttttctgcacttgtgggtATGtaccacaaagagagagagagagagagagagagcaggagcgCTGCGTGCATTTGCCCGCCTACACAATCAGGCCCCAACCTTCAACTCAGATCTCTGTCTTAGGGACTGTTGAAGATTGCGCAATAACGTTCCTGTGACATTTGTAACTTGGGTCACAATGACCCGTTTGCGAGAGAATGAACTTGTGACACCtgtgactgtggaaactttCCGAGCTGTGCCGCTGCGTGCAGCTGCACATCTCACTTCCTGACCACATCCTGTCAGCAGCAGGCAGCTGCACACCTAAACCCTGACTTTACTTCTTCTTATGATCCTGTAATACATTTAACCATATAATCatctttaatcaataaagtttcccttatataaaacatcaattcattacatttcatcACCCATGGATTATTTGATTGTGGTTCATCGTTataatgcattaaaatacaGAGAATACACAATAAGCAATCATCATTAATCAACATACAAGGCTGTGGCAGTCTCTTAGGCTTTTTAGGATCCGTTTTTCTGCATGaacctggacagatctcacactcacataccagatttcttgacaatatatatatatatatatatatatatgaataggACTgcacagaaatgtgcagtcctaggcacagccaagatactgcgcagaaccctcaagctcccaggcctctggtagaggacccgagctaagaggaagaagaatcaccacccgcagtgggtgagaagggaattttttatatatatagtataaATGAATTCAAGGGAACCCAGGTGTGAGCAACAACAGAGTACACAGTGTctataaaaaaagagcaaaatttaatataatgaaCATTTGTGGatccacattttaaaaaaacaaacaagaattgcgcgcttttaaaaaagtaataaataaataaattagttgaaCAATCCAGTCTCCAATGCATCAACTGTTCAGCCAAAGTCTCTCGGCTGGTGACCAGTCGGGTCACTATCTACCCGTGCGCCTGGTCCTCTGGGCTGGGGCTCGCCATCCAGGTTCAGGAGAAGAGGGTCTTGGAATCTCTGGCTCTCCAGGCCAAAAGTGTATCATACAAgcaaaaaaacctgacctagAACAAGGTCAAAGTAAAGCATCTTAGCACACAAGACGctatatttaatcatttctcaagttcttctttttttgttgttgttgttgtttttttcatgttgtacaACATTCAAGTTAACAGAATACAATTTTACCAACATAttagtaaaactaaagaaattagCTTATATgtggtaaatatatatatatacatatatatatattatacattccaatcttaaaataaatgcaattacatagaacaaatacaacatacacaacaataacgatacaaaattttacaataccattttatttgtattaaatttgatcatttaatAGGTATTTTAGCCAATTTCCACCAAATTTACTTAACCAACTGCCGAGCGCGTGCGATGACTCACCGATAATCAACGGCTTTTTTCGTGCTTCAGTTGTTCACGAGGGAAACCATCTAACAAAAAcgaatttatatttatatatttagcgaatttatattaatattgtttttcttaccAATTTCCAAATTCATCAACAtctattattttacttgtgtttttaaacactgggttACACAATAGTTAACAGGCTAAACATTAAGCTAACAAGCTCAATTTTTAGCTTCAACCTAAATATGGACCAGGCAGAGTAAAGATGTCTGACGGTGAGTCTGCCTTTAAATCCTCCTCCTCAGGTTTCCTGGAGGTGATTCCTTGGTCCATGTCCAGCTTCCTGAATGTCTCTCGTGGATGGCTGCCCTTACACGGCCCCGGTGACATCCACTACTTTGGGCAGATCACCGCGCTCAACGACTGCCTCTACCGGAACATGTACCGGTCCAAATACGTGGCTCTGCACGACATTGACGAACTCATCCTGCCCCAGACGGTCAAAACGTACGAAAAACGCTCACATTGCTTCAGAAACGATTCGTCCAGCAGTCAAAGTTTATTCAGAGCTCCACGAGaccaagcttttattttgatagtccacTTCCACTTATCGCCAAACAGATTTGTATTttagccaaatatttagctagcaacatttttagtcagcaagttaaatatttagaaatgtttagttttaaaacaaactaaacatttcaaaataaactaagtgtggagctaaatatttagcttgtgcattaaatattttctggtaatgataaatgtgttttacagtgtaactttATAAATGGAAccttgtaaatattttgcttcaaaattaaatatttggctGTAATACTTGGGTCTaagccagtttttttttagtttacaaaccaaatgtttagttaacagactgaatgttttgatGTAAACTTTCTATTTAGTTTGCAGCAAAAATCAGTTGAGAGCTAACTAGTTAGCTTttaggctaaatatttagttaggtaattaaatattttatttttaaactatgaCTTGTTTATAAATGAACGACATGGTGGAAATATGACTATAAAAAATTaacctcatttttttttcttttttgtcaaactAAATTACCCAAAGtgttgcaaataatttttgactgtgtaactttacaaccCACATCcaaccaaaataaacagaagtgaggttttaatttccaaataacaaaaaatgaaacatgaaagtcGTCGCAATGatgatctttttaaaaagggtTTCACTTTCCTTCTTCCAGCTGGAcggagctgctgcctctgctggAAAGTAAGTACACCCCAAACAAATGCTACATGTTTGAAAACAACGTGTTCCCCAACAACGTGATGCTGCCACGGAGCGGGACCGACCCGGCCCGCTGGAGGGGCGTCCCGGGCGTGGACATCCTGGCTCACCTCCACCAGGAGCCCGTCTCCAAAGACCACGTTTACGAAAAGTTCAAGATCATCGTCAACCCTCGACTCGTCGTCTCCGTCTCTGTTCACGGCGTGCTCAAGTCCCACAGCATGAACGGCTGCGCCTGGGTGGACCGGAACATCGCGCGGATGTACCACACCAGGTAGAGCGCCACTTCCTGTTCCTTCAGGGTAATCAACCACCCGATCGCTTTATAGCCAGTTATCAAGGCTAGCCGAATAACAAAACCTGAAACcgagaaaacattttaactgaaataaattaaaacagtcATTAATGGGGAAAACTTTTatgaaaccaaataaaacatactgaagTTACAGATGTAATAATATccttatttttcatcttttcagccTTTCAAACTGATGTGATTTTTTACGCTGGTCCGCAAAATGGCGACAGCAAAAGTTGGGAGAAATTATCAGACAGTTGGTTgctcaagaaaaaataaacacattttttggagatgtgttacattttcaagaaataaaattgttgcTGTTCACGGCGGTTAACAGCTGTTAAAGGGGTTAACAGTGAGCACACCttgaaaataagtaaatgtaacCATCCATTTATTCCTAGTTTATATGGATgaagtttttctctctgtttctcttcagAGCTCAGATGCAAATCGATCTGCCTTCAGACCAGCTGATTTACGACGGCAGACTGCTGAGCTACAGCGAAACGCTCATCAAGGCCGTTAACGTCATGCTCAGTGAGAGCAGGATTCTCTGACGGCTCGACTCAACGGACtgcttagatttttatttttacctgaatGGAAAAACTCAGATTCCCGTCCATCAAGAAGACTGACCAGAAACAGgacaattaataaataatattttggaaaaaatgtgcACTGTGAAAGTGTTTAACTACACagatctttgaaaatgtataaatgggAAGGAAATTAAGGAAAAATACGGTTTTAAGTACATGATGTGGTGAAGATTTGAAAGTTTACaggaacaaaaaaactcaaCGATTGTCGTCAGTCTGAGAAAAACCAGCAGGATTCAATGAGGCAGGAAAAGCAGATGGAGGAAAAACTCTAACTCTACTGGGCTACAAGACAACTTGTAACCCGTCTTGTTGCTGCAACACT
Protein-coding regions in this window:
- the LOC122832845 gene encoding uncharacterized protein LOC122832845 isoform X3, which encodes MLFSDQRFLKALKKNGLNISAMGFQQPHLQKQKQMMYFILLCVAVFITFKISERYLQEVSQILKPAGKLGNTVTQLQTPTKDAASFIAVNMTKTLLVSAYLEHRTNPQQVRVIAVVLREETVIYRCVLLCRNNQVHVSDGDLQIHTDHFGFRYGTADILCVIPSSCDTPSHVAVSSAAFKGFLEVIPWSMSSFLNVSRGWLPLHGPGDIHYFGQITALNDCLYRNMYRSKYVALHDIDELILPQTVKTWTELLPLLESKYTPNKCYMFENNVFPNNVMLPRSGTDPARWRGVPGVDILAHLHQEPVSKDHVYEKFKIIVNPRLVVSVSVHGVLKSHSMNGCAWVDRNIARMYHTRAQMQIDLPSDQLIYDGRLLSYSETLIKAVNVMLSESRIL
- the LOC122832845 gene encoding uncharacterized protein LOC122832845 isoform X4, giving the protein MGFQQPHLQKQKQMMYFILLCVAVFITFKISERYLQEVSQILKPAGKLGNTVTQLQTPTKDAASFIAVNMTKTLLVSAYLEHRTNPQQVRVIAVVLREETVIYRCVLLCRNNQVHVSDGDLQIHTDHFGFRYGTADILCVIPSSCDTPSHVAVSSAAFKGFLEVIPWSMSSFLNVSRGWLPLHGPGDIHYFGQITALNDCLYRNMYRSKYVALHDIDELILPQTVKTWTELLPLLESKYTPNKCYMFENNVFPNNVMLPRSGTDPARWRGVPGVDILAHLHQEPVSKDHVYEKFKIIVNPRLVVSVSVHGVLKSHSMNGCAWVDRNIARMYHTRAQMQIDLPSDQLIYDGRLLSYSETLIKAVNVMLSESRIL